One genomic segment of Drosophila melanogaster chromosome 3L includes these proteins:
- the CG33687 gene encoding uncharacterized protein, translating into MWRINVILTSHLSFTNLKCEMIDRTFGNFEMCRIKAVNRTHKYIDINLKLYILPINNIMIKLDSKRYTNGYRPFFMSLTFDFCKYLKNPNQRSMIFLKEIHSTFINASNLNHTCPYNNDITVNKFWTGNLERAFLRYLPVPNGDYAIFSTWYSSNVPRLLVNTFFQIKN; encoded by the exons ATGTGGAGGATCAATGTGATTTTAACCT CTCATTTGAGCTTTACAAATCTGAAGTGTGAAATGATCGACAGAACGTTTGGAAATTTTGAAATGTGCCGCATCAAGGCGGTAAATCGgacacataaatatatagatattaaTTTGAAGTTGTATATACTTCCCATCAATAATATAATG ATTAAATTAGATTCGAAGCGATATACCAATGGATACCGCCCATTTTTTATGTCGTTGACTTTCGATTTTTGTAAGTACTTGAAGAATCCAAACCAGCGATCGATgatttttttaaaagaaattcacTCAACCTTCATCAATGCCTCAAACTTAAATCATACCTGCCCTTATAAT AATGATATAACGGTTAACAAGTTTTGGACTGGCAACCTGGAAAGGGCATTCTTGCGATATCTTCCCGTACCCAACGGAGATTATGCCATTTTTTCGACATGGTATTCTTCGAATGTTCCTCGTCTGTTGGTCAACACGTtctttcaaataaaaaactga
- the CG33688 gene encoding uncharacterized protein: MRVFFLILIILGYLATVFNHVTFTNLKCGIRGEKIYYFEKCFIKAVNRTHKYIDIYVNLHQQVVNNVTVIKLMRHNNGYKPFFVDVTIDVCKFLKDPRQSIIKKLYDIYKNNSNINHTCPYKDVVIVHHLWTGNLESDFMKYLPLIDGDYAIYTEWSVYNVARAFIDVYIRVSNI; encoded by the exons ATGCGTGTGTTTTTtcttatattaattattttgggaTATTTGGCG ACGGTTTTCAACCACGTGACGTTCACAAATCTAAAGTGCGGCATACGAGGCGAAAAGATTTATTACTTTGAAAAATGCTTCATAAAAGCTGTGAATCGTACACATAAGTACATAGATATTTATGTAAACCTGCATCAACAAGTTGTAAATAATGTCACAGTAA TTAAACTAATGCGACACAATAATGGTTATAAACCATTTTTCGTAGATGTCACTATTGACGTTTGCAAGTTCTTAAAGGATCCACGACAGTCGATTATTAAAAAGTTGTATGATATATACAAGAATAACTCGAACATCAATCATACATGCCCATATAAG gACGTTGTCATTGTGCACCATCTTTGGACTGGAAATTTGGAGTCcgattttatgaaatatctacCCTTGATTGATGGCGATTACGCCATATATACCGAGTGGTCTGTTTACAATGTGGCTCGTGCATTTATAGATGTATACATAAGAGTgtcaaatatataa
- the CG33689 gene encoding uncharacterized protein yields the protein MRRLFNVFIIMGSLMAIHTHMTFTNIKCGSKDPTFAIFKKCFIKAVNRTHKYVDVYVNLYKLPIDNITISFRLMRHDHGYKPFFIDYTFDGCKFLRNQKHPIIKLFYKIYQGSSNINHTCPYDHDIIVDHLWTGNIESDFLKYIPMINGDYAVYSNWSTDNIMRAYLNLYFRVTERHS from the exons ATGCGAAGactttttaatgtttttattataatgGGATCTCTAATG GCCATCCACACGCACATGACGTTTACCAATATAAAATGTGGCTCAAAAGATCCCACGTTcgcaattttcaaaaaatgctTCATTAAGGCTGTGAACCGTACCCATAAGTATGTGGATGTTTATGTAAATCTGTATAAGTTACCAATCGACAATATAACA ATTTCGTTTAGGCTTATGCGTCATGACCACGGCTATAAACCATTTTTCATTGACTACACCTTCGATGGATGCAAGTTCCTTAGAAATCAAAAGCATCcgattataaaactgttttataaaatttaccAAGGCAGTTCCAACATCAATCACACGTGTCCGTACGAC CACGACATCATTGTGGATCATCTTTGGACGGGAAATATAGAATCGGATTTCTTGAAATACATACCAATGATAAATGGCGACTATGCCGTTTATAGCAATTGGTCGACTGATAACATTATGCGGGCATATCTGAATCTGTACTTTAGAGTTACGGAAAGGCACAGCTAA
- the dls gene encoding daedalus on 3: MSKWLLVKFLLTLPMICFCHVTFTNLNCSSYNLDFMSFPTCRIKAVNRTHKYISIYAKLNQVPIVDARVTIQFRRFDSGYKPFLYDLSYDGCKFMKTQKNVLVKTFYRTFQRNTNINHTCPYDHDLIVDKLFTGNLEEEFGRFIIIPNGDYAIYTDWATNKISRASVKIYLKILNR, from the exons ATGTCGAAGTGGCTGCTCGTGAAATTTTTGCTGACTTTACCAATG ATATGTTTCTGCCATGTTACATTTACCAACCTTAACTGCAGTTCATATAACCTGGACTTTATGTCCTTTCCCACGTGTCGCATCAAGGCGGTTAACCGAACCCATAAGTACATAAGTATCTACGCGAAACTGAATCAGGTACCGATTGTTGATGCGAGG GTGACTATTCAATTCAGACGGTTTGATAGTGGCTACAAGCCATTCTTATACGATCTATCCTACGATGGCTGCAAATTCATGAAAACCCAGAAAAATGTATTAGTTAAAACTTTTTATAGAACCTTCCAACGTAACACCAATATAAATCACACTTGCCCCTATGAT CACGATCTTATCGTGGATAAACTCTTTACTGGAAATCTCGAGGAGGAATTCGGACGATTTATAATAATACCAAACGGAGATTATGCCATATACACCGATTgggccacaaataaaatatcacGAGCATCagttaaaatttatttgaagaTATTGAACAGGTAA
- the CG13073 gene encoding uncharacterized protein yields MPMPESGIPRSSHALQQEHQVSATPTWWSLIEILSRTERTERPSRSGGKCLRCQSSDSISSSISNATGSGGESVSSSSVPSAPAQSAVYSGSAILCSVNSANNTRKLNLILSKSQQKRGERFAVGTNLQNKLPASSADCHLSPSAETNIRTTTAADPPRSPFCPPCSYSHLHHRRHWHRHRHRHRPRHSQHHQRHYRHRGKCCRCRDASQSASASPASMLLPYQINQRATLLQQSATAATTSTTLPHVPGAAAARAATTANVSLRAVPRIFKRKRDTVQTATTASPLTPQQHPTVAAATSATSTTTTRRSRLEFILYTEVYQVDEDSVSSSDFHSKSNVGSDEPFWQNYGK; encoded by the coding sequence atgccaatgccggAATCGGGGATTCCCCGTTCCAGTCACGCCCTGCAGCAGGAACACCAGGTATCCGCCACACCGACGTGGTGGTCGCTAATCGAGATACTAAGTCGAACTGAGCGCACTGAACGGCCAAGTAGAAGCGGTGGCAAGTGTTTGAGATGCCAGAGCAGCGATTCGATCAGCAGTTCAATATCGAATGCAACTGGAAGCGGCGGCGAAAGTGTGAGTTCGAGTTCTGTGCCAAGTGCGCCGGCGCAGAGTGCTGTATATAGTGGTAGTGCAATTTTGTGCAGTGTAAATAGTGCAAATAATACGCGtaagttaaatttaattctGAGCAAGTCACAGCAAAAGCGAGGGGAGCGCTTCGCTGTTGGcacaaatttgcaaaataaattaccaGCATCGAGTGCGGATTGCCACTTAAGTCCAAGTGCCGAGACAAATATTCGTACCACAACCGCAGCCGATCCACCGCGATCCCCGTTCTGTCCGCCGTGTTCATATAGTCATCTCCATCATCGTCGTCACtggcatcggcatcggcatcgCCATCGTCCTCGTCATAGCCAGCATCATCAACGTCATTATCGTCATCGTGGCAAGTGTTGTCGTTGTCGCGACGCGTCGCAGTCTGCATCCGCATCGCCCGCGTCTATGCTCTTGCCATATCAAATTAATCAACGTGCTACATTGTTGCAGCAatctgcaacagcagcaacaacatcaactACATTGCCACATGTGCCcggggcagcagcagcaagagcagcaacaacagcaaacgTATCTCTGCGTGCCGTGCCTCGTATTTTTAAACGCAAACGTGATACGGTCCAAACAGCGACCACTGCATCACCTTTGACCCCGCAGCAACATCCaacagtcgcagcagcaacatcagccacATCCACAACAACCACGCGCAGATCGCGACTCGAATTCATACTGTACACGGAAGTCTACCAAGTCGACGAGGATTCGGTTTCCTCCAGCGATTTCCATTCGAAGTCGAACGTGGGCAGCGACGAGCCCTTCTGGCAGAATTACGGTAAGTGA